The following coding sequences lie in one Paracidovorax avenae genomic window:
- a CDS encoding DUF924 family protein has protein sequence MNAHDVLHFWFDESTPEQWFRKDEAFDEAVRARFATLHRRASLGELWEWRTDAAGRLAEVIVLDQFSRNLLRGQAASFAQDGMALVLAQEAIAQGLDTGLPPLRRAFLYMPFMHSESARMQAESVRLFTALGQENNLDFALQHQAIVDRFGRFPHRNAVLGRETTAEEALFLQQPGSSF, from the coding sequence ATGAACGCCCACGACGTCCTGCATTTCTGGTTCGATGAATCCACGCCCGAGCAATGGTTCCGCAAGGACGAAGCCTTCGACGAAGCCGTCCGCGCGCGCTTCGCTACCCTGCACCGCCGGGCATCGCTGGGCGAACTGTGGGAATGGCGCACGGATGCCGCAGGGCGCCTCGCCGAGGTCATCGTGCTCGACCAGTTCTCGCGCAACCTGCTGCGCGGGCAGGCAGCGTCGTTCGCCCAGGACGGCATGGCCCTGGTGCTCGCGCAGGAGGCCATCGCGCAGGGCCTGGACACCGGACTGCCGCCGCTCCGGCGAGCGTTCCTGTACATGCCGTTCATGCACAGCGAGTCGGCGCGCATGCAGGCGGAATCCGTGCGGCTCTTCACCGCGTTGGGGCAGGAGAACAACCTGGACTTCGCGCTGCAGCACCAGGCAATCGTGGACCGGTTCGGGCGGTTTCCGCACCGCAACGCGGTGCTGGGCCGCGAGACCACGGCGGAAGAAGCGCTGTTCCTGCAGCAGCCCGGCAGCTCCTTCTGA